The stretch of DNA cacactgtttacaaagtggacctccgcagtgcatacaacctcatccgcataaaggaaggagaggagtggaaaaccgcttttattacacccactggacattatgagtacctggtcatgcccttcggcctctgcaacagccctgccgtttttcagcatttcatcactgatgtcctccgtgacatgctgggccattgggtttttgtttatttagacgacatcctcatctactcccgcactgccgaggaacacacccagcatgttcgagccgttctgtcacgcctcctggagcacgacttattctgtaaactggaaaaGTGTGCCTTTCatcaggagtccacctcgtttctggggtTCATCATCACCTCCCAGGGCCTacgcatggacccacagaaggttcaggtggtagcgcagtggccactacctaagaccctgaagcagctgcagagtttcctggggttctgcaacttctaccgccggtttatccgcaatttCAGTGCCCTGGCATCACCGTTAACTTCCCTGACCAagacaaccaatcagcctcgccctttccgcctcccCCCGGAGGCTGTTGCCGCCTTCCATGATCTGGTCTGCCGCTTTGTAagcgaacccatcctcctccacccggacctaacacggcctttcgttgtggaggtggacgcctctgagacgggcaCGGGAGCCGTACTATCACAACGGGGCctggactccaaactccacccctGCGCATACTTTTcacggaagttctctcctactcagcagaactatggggtcggggaccggaaactgttggcgataaagtgggccctggaagAGTGGagacagtggctcctgggtactcctactccttttctaatctggactgatcatcagaacctcatccatattcagaccgctcgccaactcaaccctcgtcaggcccggtgggccctctttttcgagccttataactttcacatcgcctaccgccccggctcaaaaAACCTCAAGACGGACGCCCTTTCCCGTCAGCACACCCAGGACCCCCAGGCCTCCTGAACCGTTGTCCATCCTCCtgaccgaacggttcttggccgccctgcaatggcccctggaagcctccatccgggcaGCCCTCCCGGCtgacccggcgcccccagagacgcctcctaaccgcctttacgttccggccgtgtgccgacaggaggccttgaggtgggggcatagttcacggctcgcgggacaccaaggccaggctcgtaccctccagttcctccgccgggccctgtggtggccctctatgagaaaggacgtgcgtgagTACACTGCTGCATGCGACACCTGCGCCCGGTCTAAGTTctccacccaacctggagccggggaattgcaaccgctccctgtgcccaaacggccgtggtcgcacataggtgtggactttgtcatggGGCTCCCCGCTGCCGatcacctggacaccatcctcaccatcaccgaccgcttttcgaaagctgtgcacttagtggctatggcagggctccccacggctaagaaaacAGCGGAactcctcctcgatcatgtggtgaggctccatggatttccccaggacgtggtgtctgacagaggaccccagttcatctcacggttctggaaggctttctgtcggttggtgggcgcttccgccagtctgtcgtcaggttatcatccccagactaatggtcaaaCGGGGAGGGCAAACCAGCAGCTCGGGCgctacttacgctgcttcgcctcgtctcaaccaTCCACCTGGCCCCGTTACCTCCTGTGGGCGGAcctctctcacaacctccagacgtcctctgCCACGGGTCTATCTCCCTTTGAGACCTGTtatggataccagccccctcttttcgaccatcaggtgccggaggtggaggttccggcggctcaggatatggtccgccgctgccgtctcgcttggGTCAGagctcgcgccgccatcacccgggctaatacggaaTACTCCCGACAACATCGTCACCGGCCCGGtcctgtgttccagcctggtgaccgggtttggctctctacctCTAATCTACGGTTGCTGGCTGGTTCCAGGAAGTTGTCTCCCCGGTTTTTGGGACCCTTCCaagtccgagatgtcctcggtccggtcgcttaccggctgcgccctCCTTCCACTCTTAGGGTGCATCCTGTATTCCACGTCTctcagctcaagccggtggtgtcgtcTCCCCTCCATCTGCCTCCGGtccgggtgccgacgccccgaggtgtcgatggggaccccgtttacaccgtccgcaagattctggatgcccgccgccggggccgtggatggcagtatttggtggactgggagggttacgatccggaggagcgtagctgggagcctgcccgcttGTTCCTGGATTCGTCCCTGTTGactgatttctggtctcgtcgccctgggccgTCCCtcgcgcgcgggggggggggggggggtcctgtcatgaactcctcatcTTAACCTCCTCCGCGGGCCTGGCTGGTACtgcactccatttcccagcatccctgtcaccgaccctacccggtgacgtcatcctgctgagcctatttaaggacctgtcactgttgagccggcactcagtcatcatctcacgatAGACGCCAACCCATTCTAAAAACGACAAGCCAAATCTGCCAACTCTAaagaccatccgggaagagaaTTTCCCACGCTGTAAAGATCAGTCCCAACCAAacaccagtctctccgcgcctgggtctcacagCCATGCTACACCTACCTtagccacactccagctcagcctaTTGAACCTGACACATTCGCACTTTGACCTAATAAtgtgaaattaaaataatttaatcAGCATGGGAACCATGTCTGAATGTAGATTCCACTGCATCTAATATTGTGCTGCAAAGATTCTCTTGAATGTCAATACTGCACATTATtactgtgacctgatcagttttacTTGTTGTCTTTATTAAATATCTATACATTTGGtatttattttggtttatttgctttgttttgttcttttATTTGTAATCCATATACCAAGTTATAATTTGTAATGGGGACAAGACCAGGAATTGCATATTGTGCTGCCTTTTCTTAAAttagtaataacaacaacaataaataaataaataaataaataaataaataaactataatTTTTAATTTGTAACGTGGTTTCATTTTGAAAACAGATACCAGATGTCAAATTTCCAATGTCTTATTTGCTCGTTTTCTAGACCTAGGCCCTCAGGTTGGGAAATACGTTCAAAATTAAACCCTTAATAGTTTAATATTTCAGACCATTCTGTGCCAACTTTACACTCCACGAGGTTTCACTTTCTTGTTTGTAAAATACATCACTTTCGGCGTGTCTTTTTGACTCCTATGAACGCAAATTATTTTGTCCTCGTTCAGACAGGTCACTTGATCTTTCCGCTGTGGAAGTGAATATCGAACGAACCCCGCCGGTACTGGTGTGCGTCTGCTGTCTAAAGTCTGTACGTGCCGCGGGCCCGGGCGGAAAGTAAACGGTTCCTAACAATGGGAGAAGTTAATAACGTGAAGAACTCAAAGCCACGGCTTCTGACTGTCTGGAAAACCTGCAACGCTGTTATGTCTTTATTCTTCACCCTCGCATCATACGTCCAGGTTGGCCAGTTTTTACTTACGTGTTTTTCTTTCCACCCAGTTAAACTGTGATTTATAACACTTTATTCACCCCCGTTACAGATAAATGACCCGGATGCAGGTCTATGGATGGTAGGATTTTGAAAATCTTTTTTCTGAGTCCAGACTTTACGTGAATTGTTGTTGACGTGTTAAGTGTTCCAGGTGGGTTATGGTGTTCCTGCAGTCCTGTGTGCGTTAATTGGCTTCAGACCGCACGTGACAGGTAGGGAGAAGCTTGGGTCTAAACATGTTTAAggctttattaataataaatgttAAAAATCTAAACGAAGCAATAGAAACAAATCATGCTTCCTGTTTTGTCACGTTATGATCAACCTCATGAACTCTGGACCACTACGCTACGTTTCCCGTTGCTGTTTTGCGCCACCTCGTGGGACATTACAGCTAGAGTCATCTTGCATCTTCGGGTTTTTGTCTGCAGAGTCTTTGCCCTGGAGGCGCGTTGCTGACCTTCATGTGATGATCTCTAGTGCAGTTATCTCCATGTtagggtggaaactttacacaggCCCAGTCACTCACATCTTCCACCAGGAGGAGGGCAGGTACAcaaaaaaaatcttaatttttCACATGAAGCGTTCAAAGTTTTTGACATGCAGATCAAAGTCACCATGCAGGCCACACAAATGTGCAGATCCTTTTAATGATCAAAAgtggcatttttaaaatcttaataTTATAAAGAAAACAACAAATGATTTGTAGAAAATGATTCATAGATCATTGTAGATAAATGCAACACAAATACCTAATAAAAGGAAGCAtccatttgaatttgatgcgctgATAGTTTTTTTTAGTTTCCTGGTCTTGAAAATAAATTTGATGCCATCATCAGCAACAAGAACAAGATGTGGGTCACTCTTtcttcagaaataatcatttttctGCAACAACAGGTGAATAAAGTGTTAAATGTTTTCAAGGTTAATGCTTTTTAGTAAGTCAGAAAGTGTTTGTGGTCcgattagtcatgaaacttaagtAGGTGAGTTGTGTCTACTACACAACAGATTTGTGTTGATATAAATAACTTTGGTTACAAAACAGAAAGATGAAGCTTTTATTATTAAACGGTTTGAGATATATTTTTCCTCTTCAGAGAATTTTCTGGTCTCATGCTGATGGCTGTTTGGCTCCTCCTGTGTCGCCACTCTGGAAGGTAACTATACATTTTTCttaaacttttatttattatGCAGCCAGCCTGATCACATCAGATCTTTGTCCTCACTTGTTTGTCTTTTAGAGCTCCTGTTGGGATGCTGCGTGTGTCTACAGCTGTTGCCATCACAGTTTTTCCTATTGTAGCCTGGCTGTATTACTACACCAATAAGGAGCTGAGATCAAACTGGCCTTCACATTGTAAAACTGCTATTTAGGACAGCTACTTCTCCCTTTGATTACAAAAGTTAAATAGACTGAAAACTGTACTTTGAAAATGCTGCTTTGTATGATTAATTCACTATAAATATAAAAGTTTAATCAATGGCactaaaattcaattcaaattcaattcaaaatgttAATCTTTGTAATCCAGTGATTATTGGAGAGGTGTTTCATTAGTTGGGGAGATTAAATTTTAATTAACATGATATTATgtttgtaatttttttatttgataaTTTGCTAGATGAAGTATGTGAATGAATAAAACATGTTTCAGTAGTGACAGGTTTTCTACACTAGATGGTAGCAGAGAGCTCAAACACTAGACCCACCAAAGAAGAAGAAGTTCGTCACACGTTATGGCCGATCTCAGAACAGTGTGGTTAATTTTTTGAAGGACCCGTGTACATGATAACGAATGTAAATGACTGACCAGAGAACAGTAGTTCTCCCCCGCCCTGTGTCGTTTTATCTAACGCGCAGCCGCTTCCGGATCGCTGCCGCGGTTctgtcaaggtccaaacaaccatGAGTGTGTTAAATCAGAGCATGTGCTGCCGGTTATTCCACAGTAGAGTCCTACAGAACCGAGCTGTCAGGCTTGCATACACTTTTATCCAGAGACCAACTGGACGGAACTACTTTCTGTCAACGCGAAGAGCTCATTGCTACCTGGTAGGTCAACGGTCAAGCACCAAAACTCCGCCAAGAACTTGGAGGATTTTAGGTTTTCATCTGAAAAATGTGGGTCGAGCCCCTTTTTAAGATTTTGTTGTCGTTCACTTTCATTAGATAATGATTACATTATATCCGGCGCCATTGTTCTTAGTCAAACATCATTTAGATATGGGTTTTCCCCCAAACATCTGTAATTTTTAATCTATGTCCTCCATATCGCCACCATCAACTAGCAAATACATGTGgtagttttttttaaacttaAAATTTTTAAAAGAACTCTATTACCCCCTGATCTCATTTTGACAGGTGGGTGCAAGCCAGTGGCACACCTGCAGATCAACACACCTGTGCTTCTCCAGGGCATTCTCCTCAATGCCACCACCACCTTCCTCAGGCGACCAGTCCAAGAAGTCTGGGGTGAGTTTCAGAAGTTGGATCAGACTAATAAAGCTCTCTTTGCAGGTTTTGAAATACTTACATTTGTAAGGTTCATGTTATTATTCTTAACAAGCACAGCAATCATCATTTGTTTAGAATTCTTCATGATTCATGTTTGTCCTGTAATTAGACAGATCCTGTCCACAGCAGAAGCGTCTTTTCTGAtttaaatggttgaattttgctgATGAATGTGTTTGTCAGACTGTGACCGTGATCTCCGGCTttcactggagtggttcgcagccgagtgtgaagcagttaggatgagaatcagctcctctaaatagacccgctgctcctccacatcgagaggagccagttgaggtggctctggcatctagttaggatgcctcctggatgccaccctgatgaggttttcagggcacgtccaaccaggagaagacccagaggaagacccaggatgcgttaccataccagtttatttatcAAGCACATTTACAaacagcatgggagctgaccaaagcgctTTACATGTTGGTACAGGAAAAGGAGAGATAAAAGAAAGCAtcaaagcataaaacagcagcaaaagATAATAACTAATAAACCAACAAAGTGGCTGTTGTACAGTCAATAACACCTAATAAAATACAAATAAGAGCACCTAAAAATTATTTCACATAAACCAATTCAGGGTTTATAAGCCAAGTCATGAAAATTGTGGTCAATCGGGACTtcaagcttctttctggagtatttctcttatccgctgGCACCATCtattggctgacaagcatatcacgcaAAACTCTGTTGctttgtttaagatggcgacttcacgtttctgtttataaatgtagcCGACAAacggctaaaacacgttgttttacgagtattattctcatgttatgttgtgttctcatatatttataattTAGAGACTATCTTATCCGTgacaagttcatcaactctgcatcagccgaggtgttCCTTACATTTGAAGCATCGAAGCGGTAGTCTACCGCTATTGGTTAGTCCTGGTcgacgctcagtttcctattgcacggagctctgcggggcagggggcgtgcttagcaaaaaaaaaaaaaaaagatgtatgtttacattatatcacagtacatgatgagaccatcgcttttatggatttctgaaaaatcatacatcatttctgaaaggggaaaactccggagagCTGCTTTAAAGGCAACAATGGATGCTGACTGATGGATTGTAACAGGCACGGCATGCACAAAAACACGCTCCCCCTCATTTTATAGTTCCTTAAAGGGGTGCAGAGCAACAGGCATTCAGCCGATCTCAGCGAGTGCGTCGGTACATCAAGCCTCAGACAGGTGCATTGGTGCAAGGCCATTCAGTGCTTTAATAACAGAGAGCAAGATCTATCCTAAGTccagctggagggactatgtctcttggcgtgCCAGGGAACGccccccaggaggagctggcccaagtggccggagagagggaagtctgggcctctctgcttaggctgctgccaccGCGACTCGACCCCGGATTAGCAGATGATGATGGATAGTTGTGTTTATCAGAAAcaatttaataaaacaagaatgaaTTGGCTTCAGAAGGTTTTTCAACCAGAGAGGGTGGCTCTGAAGGTCTGTGTCTGATTCTTACACAGATCCAAGCTGACTTTGACTGTAAAAGTTATCTCAGGCCACTATAACAACACATTTCCCCCAATCTCTTTTAACGTGAAAATTCTGATTCTGTAAGCAAAAGCTTCCTATAAGATCTATTGTGCGTGACTTGCTGCTGAGGTCGTTACCAGAAAGCATGTTTTATTTTTAGCATGCTTAGCCATGTGttggtaaataaaaacaaacaagtccAACCTGTGACTTTCAGATCAGCTGATAACCAAACACCTTGCTGAAtgttagctaaccagcagctttggTTTTGTTTCCATCTGTAAAATACTGCAGTCTCTCACTTAAATGTGTTTTTCAGAATAAAGTCTTTGTAAAGCAACACCAGGCAACATTTTCTGAAGTCATTTCTAAAATGTGCATAAGCGTGTCTCATCTCTGTCGTTGTTTTCCTTTCTTAAAGCCCGTGACGTGGAAGTCGTTAGCGGTAACTTTTGCTATTGGCGGTGCTTTACTGGCAGGGATGAAGTACCTCAAGAAAGAGAAGGAGGAGTGTGAGTATTGTACTGGTGAGGATGCTTGTGTTGTTGGTGCATCGTGATAACAGTGTCATCATAATTATCTATTTAATATGCAGTGATTGAAAAAGAGCGAAACAAATCGATTGGAAGGCCGGCGCTGGGCGGCCCCTTCTCACTCGTGGATCACAACCATAAGCCGTGCAAGAGTGAGGACTTCTTTGGACGTTGGGTCCTGATCTACTTTGGGTTCACGCACTGCCCCGACATCTGCCCAGACGAAATAGAAAAAATGATGGAAGTGGTGGATGAGTTGGGTAATGTTCTTTATTatatcacaaaaaagaaatacATGTTAGAAGAGTAAATAAGTTATTTTAcccaatgttttgtttttgtttgttcctCTGCAGACAATATCAAGTCTCTTCCAAACCTGActcccatcatcatcaccatcgatcCTGACAGGGACACTCCAGAGGCCATGGCTGCGTATGTGAAAGGTACCAAAACATCACAGGATTCTGTTTGATGTCAGTCAGGAACACACGTATGTCATTACAACAGGGACAGGGCACAGTAGTAGGACAGCATTGCCACTgacacactagcatcagctccgcCCACCTCAGCCCGGCCGTGTTtattccacactgccttaggaatgcagCTGTGATTGAGCACGTGGGCACTCTGTGATGTCATTAGCACATCCCTGAGCacatgggcggggcaaaagagcgCAGAGAAGTCCCAGACTCTGAggtgtctccattattaaacaaaagcgacctgagcagtcttgctttggtgtgtgtgtgtgtgtgtgtgtgcgcatgcgcctCTCCACAGTAGTGAGGAACAGAGAAAACTGCTCCAGTCAGAGGCCCGTTACCTTCCccgcatccagaatgataataaaTCATGCATACG from Nothobranchius furzeri strain GRZ-AD chromosome 5, NfurGRZ-RIMD1, whole genome shotgun sequence encodes:
- the sco1 gene encoding protein SCO1 homolog, mitochondrial isoform X2 encodes the protein MSVLNQSMCCRLFHSRVLQNRAVRLAYTFIQRPTGRNYFLSTRRAHCYLVGASQWHTCRSTHLCFSRAFSSMPPPPSSGDQSKKSGPVTWKSLAVTFAIGGALLAGMKYLKKEKEELIEKERNKSIGRPALGGPFSLVDHNHKPCKSEDFFGRWVLIYFGFTHCPDICPDEIEKMMEVVDELDNIKSLPNLTPIIITIDPDRDTPEAMAAYVKEFSPKLIGLTGTKAQIEEVSRAYRVYYSQGPKDEDNDYIVDHTIIMYLVGPHGEFVEFYGQNKRSVEIISSIAAQMRRYKTGK
- the sco1 gene encoding protein SCO1 homolog, mitochondrial isoform X1, with amino-acid sequence MSVLNQSMCCRLFHSRVLQNRAVRLAYTFIQRPTGRNYFLSTRRAHCYLVGQRSSTKTPPRTWRILGFHLKNVGASQWHTCRSTHLCFSRAFSSMPPPPSSGDQSKKSGPVTWKSLAVTFAIGGALLAGMKYLKKEKEELIEKERNKSIGRPALGGPFSLVDHNHKPCKSEDFFGRWVLIYFGFTHCPDICPDEIEKMMEVVDELDNIKSLPNLTPIIITIDPDRDTPEAMAAYVKEFSPKLIGLTGTKAQIEEVSRAYRVYYSQGPKDEDNDYIVDHTIIMYLVGPHGEFVEFYGQNKRSVEIISSIAAQMRRYKTGK
- the tmem220 gene encoding transmembrane protein 220, translated to MGEVNNVKNSKPRLLTVWKTCNAVMSLFFTLASYVQINDPDAGLWMVGYGVPAVLCALIGFRPHVTESLPWRRVADLHVMISSAVISMLGWKLYTGPVTHIFHQEEGREFSGLMLMAVWLLLCRHSGRAPVGMLRVSTAVAITVFPIVAWLYYYTNKELRSNWPSHCKTAI